The following proteins are encoded in a genomic region of Flexivirga oryzae:
- a CDS encoding ABC transporter ATP-binding protein translates to MTSQADEQQRDTASEVSAAAIDLRGIEKTFFSKSETFQAVKHLDLTIGEAEFFSLLGPSGCGKTTTLRMIAGFEEPTAGEILLHGKNMVGVPPYKRDVNTVFQSYALFPHMTVEQNVAFGLERKRIDKAEVRTRVGEMLEIVGLGERGNRRPQQLSGGQQQRVALARALVNRPSALLLDEPLAALDLKLRQAMQVELKRIQRDVGITFVFVTHDQGEALTMSDRIVVMNNGLIEQVGNPQELYERPKTRFVAGFLGTSNIMEGTVTGYDDGVALIDAGADGRVLVPTDTASVGERITVSVRPEKIVLSHDEPTAGDRQCRVQGTVAEMVYLGTSNTYEVRLNGGENLTVLEQNGSTAEATARRGDSVWLSWRPQHSLHLVGAAGEGGADDAG, encoded by the coding sequence ATGACCAGTCAGGCCGATGAGCAGCAACGAGACACTGCCTCGGAGGTGAGCGCCGCGGCCATCGACCTGCGCGGCATCGAGAAGACGTTCTTCTCCAAGAGCGAGACGTTCCAGGCGGTCAAACACCTCGACCTGACCATCGGGGAGGCCGAGTTCTTCAGCCTTCTCGGGCCCTCCGGTTGCGGCAAGACCACCACCTTGCGGATGATCGCCGGTTTCGAGGAACCCACGGCGGGCGAGATCCTGCTGCACGGCAAGAACATGGTGGGCGTCCCGCCGTACAAACGCGACGTCAACACCGTCTTCCAGAGCTACGCGCTGTTTCCGCACATGACGGTCGAGCAGAACGTCGCCTTCGGCCTGGAGCGCAAGCGGATCGACAAGGCCGAGGTGCGCACCCGGGTGGGCGAGATGCTGGAGATCGTCGGCCTCGGCGAGCGCGGCAACCGCCGGCCGCAGCAACTGTCCGGTGGTCAGCAGCAGCGCGTCGCGCTTGCCCGGGCCCTGGTCAACCGGCCCAGCGCCCTGCTGCTCGACGAACCGCTCGCCGCCCTGGACCTCAAGCTCCGCCAGGCGATGCAGGTGGAGCTGAAACGCATCCAGCGCGACGTCGGCATCACCTTCGTCTTCGTCACCCACGACCAGGGTGAGGCTTTGACGATGAGCGACCGGATCGTGGTGATGAACAACGGGTTGATCGAGCAGGTCGGCAACCCGCAGGAGCTCTACGAACGGCCCAAGACCCGTTTCGTCGCAGGCTTCCTCGGCACCTCGAACATCATGGAGGGCACGGTCACGGGGTATGACGACGGCGTCGCGCTCATCGACGCCGGCGCCGACGGCCGGGTGCTCGTGCCGACCGACACCGCATCGGTCGGCGAGCGCATCACGGTCAGTGTGCGGCCGGAGAAGATCGTGCTCTCGCACGACGAGCCGACCGCCGGCGACCGCCAGTGCAGGGTGCAGGGCACCGTCGCGGAGATGGTCTACCTGGGCACCTCCAACACCTACGAGGTGCGGCTCAACGGCGGGGAGAACCTGACGGTCCTGGAGCAGAACGGCTCGACCGCGGAGGCCACCGCGCGCCGCGGTGACAGTGTCTGGCTCAGCTGGC